From one Perca flavescens isolate YP-PL-M2 chromosome 4, PFLA_1.0, whole genome shotgun sequence genomic stretch:
- the tacc1 gene encoding transforming acidic coiled-coil-containing protein 1 isoform X2, translating into MIVTAPVWDQDILLSHNMGQDEPAVPMGGPLEVNIQTLEAEQTENLPEALGSVPVPAPSSVKEVPEVAKCTVPCTVPSSEPSQVPVPVLVADPVPDVAPAPVPVPVPVPVPVPVPAPIPEPDSVQSSEPAARPAPEPPEQKPLVEPEPQCNGLDQTEPTKKTKTSRSKPPSLKVKLAQTNEEEELPLPKATYKFDPDQLDDSFNPFTCGGSKIQNSPPPFGSSSLPRLEPLGSSLPVCETSSVAPAQAEMMESSSESKSVMLEFGLDEGTVSKPPQRKLGGKKTISKLAAKKQKAKGSGASCQPAQEPTVSESDSQPASEPVSLPVSEPVSQPVSEPVSDAFPETALPVSDSTAALNLDDIPIPKSGTYNFDPSQWDDPNFNPFGSNSTVSSSPVLPKSSYSFNPDSFDESVDPFKPSKAMSAEDTSSSAPQPEIKLKDGGKQKSGHPVGEKKVRQIPKKSKERTIMNSCKVQKYDESQSLVLDVCNQEEDEVVAQTPEITKPVHHATDEEKLASTGIVGQTPDSQEERGEPECYKAPVKKQPITDISVMDGPETKITDHLEEEDTCSLKDDISEISMNLTTKVASSEGPATAALSQDNIPLSEMDKAAVLTLIREEIITKEMEVNEWKRKYEESRAEVLEMRKIVAEYEKTVAQMIEDEQQQKTLSCSKSVRQLTVERDQAMADLNSVERSFADLFRRYENMKGVLEGFKKNEEVLKKCAHDYLMRIKQEEQRYQTLKVHAEEKLDKANEDIAQVRAKANSESVALNASLRKEQMKVESLERAVLQKNQEIEELTKICDELIAKMGTE; encoded by the exons ATGATAGTGACTGCTCCGGTTTGGGATCAGGATATTTTGCTCAGCCACAACATGGGTCAGGATGAGCCTGCGGTCCCCATGGGTGGCCCACTGGAAGTAAACATCCAGACCCTGGAAGCAGAACAGACAGAGAATCTTCCAGAAGCTTTGGGCTCTGTGCCTGTCCCTGCTCCATCCTCAGTGAAGGAAGTGCCTGAAGTGGCTAAATGCACAGTGCCATGCACAGTGCCATCCTCTGAGCCATCCCAAGTCCCAGTCCCCGTCCTAGTGGCAGATCCTGTCCCCGATGTGGCTCCAGCTCCTGTTCCTGTTCCTGTTCCTGTTCCTGTTCCTGTTCCTGTTCCTGCTCCAATCCCAGAACCAGACTCAGTTCAGAGCAGTGAACCTGCAGCCAGACCAGCTCCAGAGCCCCCTGAGCAGAAACCTCTTGTTGAACCAGAACCACAGTGCAATGGCCTCGACCAGACAGAGCCTactaaaaagactaaaaccagCAGGTCTAAGCCTCCATCCCTGAAGGTGAAGCTTGCACAAACAAACGAGGAAGAAGAACTTCCTCTTCCCAAGGCCACTTACAAATTTGACCCTGACCAGCTGGATGACAGCTTTAACCCCTTCACCTGCGGCGGATCCAAAATCCAAAACTCTCCCCCACCGTTCGGTTCAAGCTCTCTCCCCAGACTCGAGCCACTCGGTAGCTCCTTGCCTGTGTGTGAGACCAGCTCAGTAGCTCCAGCCCAAGCGGAGATGATGGAGTCATCGTCAGAGTCGAAGTCTGTGATGCTGGAGTTCGGTCTGGACGAGGGGACAGTCAGCAAGCCACCTCAGAGGAAATTAGGCGGTAAAAAGACAATCAGCAAACTTGCAGCTAAGAAGCAGAAGGCCAAAGGATCAGGGGCTTCCTGCCAACCAGCACAGGAACCCACTGTGTCAGAATCAGATTCTCAACCAGCATCAGAACCAGTTTCTCTACCAGTGTCAGAACCGGTTTCTCAACCAGTGTCAGAACCGGTTTCGGATGCTTTTCCAGAAACTGCTTTGCCAGTTTCAGACTCTACTGCAGCTCTGAACCTTGATGATATTCCTATTCCTAAATCAGGAACATATAACTTTGATCCCAGTCAGTGGGACGACCCAAACTTCAATCCATTTGGTAGCAATAGCACGGTGAGCAGCTCTCCAGTGCTCCCTAAGAGCTCCTACAGTTTCAATCCAGACAGTTTTGATGAATCCGTGGACCCTTTTAAACCCTCCAAAGCTATGAGCGCAGAGGACACGTCAAGTAGCGCCCCTCAGCCAGAGATAAAACTGAAAGACGGAGGCAAACAGAAATCAGGGCACCCAGTGGGAGAGAAGAAAGTGAGACAGATTCCCaagaaaagcaaagaaaggACAATCAT GAATTCCTGTAAAGTTCAGAAATATGATGAGAGCCAGTCCTTGGTGCTTGACGTGTGCAATCAG gaggaggatgaggtgGTGGCTCAGACCCCAGAGATCACTAAGCCAGTTCATCACGCCACTGATGAGGAGAAGCTTGCCTCCACTGGCATTGTGGGCCAGACACCAGACAgccaggaggagagaggagaaccCGAATGCTATAAAGCACCTGTAAAAAAGCAGCCAATCACTGATATATCTGTTATGGATG GTCCTGAGACTAAGATTACAGATCacctggaggaggaggacaccTGCAGTCTGAAAGATGATATA AGTGAGATATCCATGAACCTGACAACAAAGGTGGCCAGCAGTGAGGGCCCTGCCACAGCAGCCCTGTCCCAGGACAACATACCTCTGAGTGAGATGGACAAGGCCGCAGTGCTCACCCTGATCAGAGAAGAG ATCATCACTAAAGAGATGGAGGTCAATGAGTGGAAGAGGAAGTATGAGGAGAGCAGGGCTGAGGTTTTGGAGATGAG GAAAATCGTTGCAGAGTATGAGAAAACAGTTGCACAGATGATTG AGGACGAGCAGCAGCAGAAGACCCTGTCCTGCAGTAAGTCTGTCAGACAGCTGACCGTAGAGAGGGATCAGGCCATGGCTGACCTCAACTCTGTGGAGCGCTCCTTCGCTGACCTCTTCAGGAGGTATGAGAACATGAAGGGAGTCCTGGAGGGCTTCAAGAAG AATGAGGAGGTGCTGAAGAAGTGTGCGCATGACTACCTGATGCGTATCAAGCAGGAGGAGCAGCGATACCAAACTCTCAAGGTGCATGCTGAGGAGAAACTTGATAA GGCTAATGAGGACATAGCCCAGGTACGTGCCAAGGCCAACTCTGAGAGTGTTGCACTAAACGCCAGCCTGAGGAAGGAGCAGATGAAGGTGGAGTCACTTGAAAGAGCTGTCCTTCAAAAG aATCAAGAGATCGAGGAGCTCACTAAGATCTGCGATGAATTGATCGCCAAAATGGGGACAGAATAA
- the tacc1 gene encoding transforming acidic coiled-coil-containing protein 1 isoform X1, whose product MSWLSPVSWAKWTWTAVRGGEEGEEDEEEQEASEEREQRGERREEEEEERSQSCSSDSEGHFGTPEAATPVHAPPTFPRELENNNTDADKTDVDQEEHMIVTAPVWDQDILLSHNMGQDEPAVPMGGPLEVNIQTLEAEQTENLPEALGSVPVPAPSSVKEVPEVAKCTVPCTVPSSEPSQVPVPVLVADPVPDVAPAPVPVPVPVPVPVPVPAPIPEPDSVQSSEPAARPAPEPPEQKPLVEPEPQCNGLDQTEPTKKTKTSRSKPPSLKVKLAQTNEEEELPLPKATYKFDPDQLDDSFNPFTCGGSKIQNSPPPFGSSSLPRLEPLGSSLPVCETSSVAPAQAEMMESSSESKSVMLEFGLDEGTVSKPPQRKLGGKKTISKLAAKKQKAKGSGASCQPAQEPTVSESDSQPASEPVSLPVSEPVSQPVSEPVSDAFPETALPVSDSTAALNLDDIPIPKSGTYNFDPSQWDDPNFNPFGSNSTVSSSPVLPKSSYSFNPDSFDESVDPFKPSKAMSAEDTSSSAPQPEIKLKDGGKQKSGHPVGEKKVRQIPKKSKERTIMNSCKVQKYDESQSLVLDVCNQEEDEVVAQTPEITKPVHHATDEEKLASTGIVGQTPDSQEERGEPECYKAPVKKQPITDISVMDGPETKITDHLEEEDTCSLKDDISEISMNLTTKVASSEGPATAALSQDNIPLSEMDKAAVLTLIREEIITKEMEVNEWKRKYEESRAEVLEMRKIVAEYEKTVAQMIEDEQQQKTLSCSKSVRQLTVERDQAMADLNSVERSFADLFRRYENMKGVLEGFKKNEEVLKKCAHDYLMRIKQEEQRYQTLKVHAEEKLDKANEDIAQVRAKANSESVALNASLRKEQMKVESLERAVLQKNQEIEELTKICDELIAKMGTE is encoded by the exons ATGTCTTGGCTGTCACCCGTGTCATGGGCCAAATGGACTTGGACGGCCGTGCgagggggagaggagggagaggaggatgaagaggagcagGAGGCCAGCGAGGAGAGAGAGCAACGTGGAGAacgaagagaggaagaggaggaggagagatctCAAAGCTGCAG CTCTGACTCAGAGGGTCATTTTGGCACTCCTGAAGCAGCAACTCCTGTCCACGCACCCCCAACCTTCCCAAGAGAGCTGGAGAACAACAACACTGATGCAGACAAAACAG ATGTGGATCAGGAGGAGCACATGATAGTGACTGCTCCGGTTTGGGATCAGGATATTTTGCTCAGCCACAACATGGGTCAGGATGAGCCTGCGGTCCCCATGGGTGGCCCACTGGAAGTAAACATCCAGACCCTGGAAGCAGAACAGACAGAGAATCTTCCAGAAGCTTTGGGCTCTGTGCCTGTCCCTGCTCCATCCTCAGTGAAGGAAGTGCCTGAAGTGGCTAAATGCACAGTGCCATGCACAGTGCCATCCTCTGAGCCATCCCAAGTCCCAGTCCCCGTCCTAGTGGCAGATCCTGTCCCCGATGTGGCTCCAGCTCCTGTTCCTGTTCCTGTTCCTGTTCCTGTTCCTGTTCCTGTTCCTGCTCCAATCCCAGAACCAGACTCAGTTCAGAGCAGTGAACCTGCAGCCAGACCAGCTCCAGAGCCCCCTGAGCAGAAACCTCTTGTTGAACCAGAACCACAGTGCAATGGCCTCGACCAGACAGAGCCTactaaaaagactaaaaccagCAGGTCTAAGCCTCCATCCCTGAAGGTGAAGCTTGCACAAACAAACGAGGAAGAAGAACTTCCTCTTCCCAAGGCCACTTACAAATTTGACCCTGACCAGCTGGATGACAGCTTTAACCCCTTCACCTGCGGCGGATCCAAAATCCAAAACTCTCCCCCACCGTTCGGTTCAAGCTCTCTCCCCAGACTCGAGCCACTCGGTAGCTCCTTGCCTGTGTGTGAGACCAGCTCAGTAGCTCCAGCCCAAGCGGAGATGATGGAGTCATCGTCAGAGTCGAAGTCTGTGATGCTGGAGTTCGGTCTGGACGAGGGGACAGTCAGCAAGCCACCTCAGAGGAAATTAGGCGGTAAAAAGACAATCAGCAAACTTGCAGCTAAGAAGCAGAAGGCCAAAGGATCAGGGGCTTCCTGCCAACCAGCACAGGAACCCACTGTGTCAGAATCAGATTCTCAACCAGCATCAGAACCAGTTTCTCTACCAGTGTCAGAACCGGTTTCTCAACCAGTGTCAGAACCGGTTTCGGATGCTTTTCCAGAAACTGCTTTGCCAGTTTCAGACTCTACTGCAGCTCTGAACCTTGATGATATTCCTATTCCTAAATCAGGAACATATAACTTTGATCCCAGTCAGTGGGACGACCCAAACTTCAATCCATTTGGTAGCAATAGCACGGTGAGCAGCTCTCCAGTGCTCCCTAAGAGCTCCTACAGTTTCAATCCAGACAGTTTTGATGAATCCGTGGACCCTTTTAAACCCTCCAAAGCTATGAGCGCAGAGGACACGTCAAGTAGCGCCCCTCAGCCAGAGATAAAACTGAAAGACGGAGGCAAACAGAAATCAGGGCACCCAGTGGGAGAGAAGAAAGTGAGACAGATTCCCaagaaaagcaaagaaaggACAATCAT GAATTCCTGTAAAGTTCAGAAATATGATGAGAGCCAGTCCTTGGTGCTTGACGTGTGCAATCAG gaggaggatgaggtgGTGGCTCAGACCCCAGAGATCACTAAGCCAGTTCATCACGCCACTGATGAGGAGAAGCTTGCCTCCACTGGCATTGTGGGCCAGACACCAGACAgccaggaggagagaggagaaccCGAATGCTATAAAGCACCTGTAAAAAAGCAGCCAATCACTGATATATCTGTTATGGATG GTCCTGAGACTAAGATTACAGATCacctggaggaggaggacaccTGCAGTCTGAAAGATGATATA AGTGAGATATCCATGAACCTGACAACAAAGGTGGCCAGCAGTGAGGGCCCTGCCACAGCAGCCCTGTCCCAGGACAACATACCTCTGAGTGAGATGGACAAGGCCGCAGTGCTCACCCTGATCAGAGAAGAG ATCATCACTAAAGAGATGGAGGTCAATGAGTGGAAGAGGAAGTATGAGGAGAGCAGGGCTGAGGTTTTGGAGATGAG GAAAATCGTTGCAGAGTATGAGAAAACAGTTGCACAGATGATTG AGGACGAGCAGCAGCAGAAGACCCTGTCCTGCAGTAAGTCTGTCAGACAGCTGACCGTAGAGAGGGATCAGGCCATGGCTGACCTCAACTCTGTGGAGCGCTCCTTCGCTGACCTCTTCAGGAGGTATGAGAACATGAAGGGAGTCCTGGAGGGCTTCAAGAAG AATGAGGAGGTGCTGAAGAAGTGTGCGCATGACTACCTGATGCGTATCAAGCAGGAGGAGCAGCGATACCAAACTCTCAAGGTGCATGCTGAGGAGAAACTTGATAA GGCTAATGAGGACATAGCCCAGGTACGTGCCAAGGCCAACTCTGAGAGTGTTGCACTAAACGCCAGCCTGAGGAAGGAGCAGATGAAGGTGGAGTCACTTGAAAGAGCTGTCCTTCAAAAG aATCAAGAGATCGAGGAGCTCACTAAGATCTGCGATGAATTGATCGCCAAAATGGGGACAGAATAA